The Hippoglossus hippoglossus isolate fHipHip1 chromosome 19, fHipHip1.pri, whole genome shotgun sequence genome has a segment encoding these proteins:
- the lrrc18b gene encoding leucine-rich repeat-containing protein 18, whose product MAAGKKKRQSKKGKSVTLKMAQQGQEMILSDKWRLNLSFKGITRVPKEILKVYGRDEVNLSRNLIRKLPDLSGMPNITVLDLHSNNLEQLPVTICHLENLEVLNLCNNRLTELPSELGLLKKLRTLHLGLNQLTALPTSFGELKELRHIGLSDNQFTGVPRCLSRLKKLEKINLERNPIPPEPTQSQEYTAERLCLVRNIFLCEDCVNNCRTERKKMDDAADT is encoded by the exons ATGgcagcaggaaagaaaaaaagacagtcTAAAAAAGGTAAATCAGTCACCTTGAAAATGGCTCAGCAAGGCCAGGAGATGATTCTGAGCGACAAATGGCGCCTGAACCTTAGTTTCAAGGGGATCACCAGGGTGCCAAAGGAAATCCTGAAGGTGTATGGTAGGGACGAGGTGAACCTGAGCAGGAACCTGATCAGAAAGCTTCCAGATTTATCTGGCATGCCAAACATCACCGTCTTGGATCTGCACAGCAACAAT ctggAGCAGCTCCCTGTGACGATCTGCCACCTTGAGAACCTGGAGGTTTTGAACCTGTGTAACAACCGTCTGACGGAGCTCCCCAGTGAACTTGGCCTGCTAAAGAAGCTCCGCACTCTGCACCTGGGTCTGAACCAGCTGACGGCTCTTCCCACTTCCTTCGGAGAGTTGAAGGAGCTTCGCCACATTGGCCTCTCTGACAACCAGTTCACCGGCGTACCCCGCTGTCTCTCGAGGCTGAAAAAACTGGAGAAGATCAACCTGGAGAGGAACCCCATCCCCCCTGAGCCAACGCAGAGCCAGGAGTACACGGCAGAGAGGCTTTGCCTGGTTAGAAATATCTTCCTGTGTGAGGACTGTGTGAATAATTGCCGAACTGAGAGgaaaaagatggatgatgcagcAGATACGTAG